The following proteins are co-located in the Labrys monachus genome:
- the sthA gene encoding Si-specific NAD(P)(+) transhydrogenase, whose translation MYDYDMVVIGSGPSGRRAAVQAAKLGKSTLVVEKGRRVGGVSVHTGTIPSKTLRETVLNLSGWRERGFYGRSYRVKQDIGAADLMARLQKTLDHEVEVLEHQFSRNTVRTARGEARFISPHEVEITADAGEKRVVSAAHVLIACGTRPFRPDYVPFNQTNVFDSDEIIEVPKLPRSLVVIGAGVIGVEYATIFSALDVAVTLIEPRSSFLDFIDKELIDEFMHELRDRNVGLRLGSAVTSIERSESGPVVVRLADGRHVTAEMLLFAAGRVGATDRLNLDAAGITVDHRGRISVNPATLQTVIPHIYAAGDVIGFPSLASTSMEQGRVAACHAFGLAPPPPPEYFPYGIYSVPEISTTGLTEEEVRQKGIPYEVGVARFRETSRGHIMGLDSGMMKMIFSLKTRRLLGVHILGEGATELIHIGQAVLNLKGTIDYFIENTFNYPTLAEAYKIAGLDAWNRMGR comes from the coding sequence CAGGCGCGTCGGCGGCGTCTCCGTCCATACCGGCACGATCCCTTCCAAGACCCTGCGCGAGACCGTGCTGAACCTGTCGGGCTGGCGCGAACGCGGCTTCTATGGCCGTTCCTACCGCGTCAAGCAGGATATCGGCGCAGCCGACCTGATGGCGCGCCTGCAGAAGACGCTCGACCACGAAGTGGAGGTTCTGGAGCACCAGTTCAGCCGCAACACGGTGCGCACGGCCCGGGGCGAGGCGCGGTTCATCAGCCCGCACGAGGTGGAGATCACAGCTGACGCCGGCGAAAAGCGCGTGGTTTCGGCAGCCCATGTCCTGATCGCCTGCGGCACGCGGCCGTTCCGGCCCGACTACGTGCCCTTCAACCAGACGAACGTGTTCGACAGCGACGAGATCATCGAGGTGCCCAAGCTGCCGCGCAGCCTGGTCGTGATCGGCGCCGGCGTGATCGGCGTCGAATACGCCACCATCTTCAGCGCGCTCGACGTGGCGGTGACGCTGATCGAGCCGCGGTCGAGCTTTCTCGACTTCATCGACAAGGAACTGATCGACGAGTTCATGCATGAGCTGCGCGATCGCAATGTCGGCCTGCGCCTCGGCTCGGCCGTCACCTCGATCGAGCGCAGCGAAAGCGGACCGGTCGTCGTCCGGCTCGCCGACGGACGCCACGTCACGGCGGAGATGCTGCTGTTCGCCGCCGGCCGCGTCGGCGCGACCGACAGGCTCAATCTCGATGCGGCGGGCATCACGGTGGACCATCGCGGCCGCATCTCGGTCAATCCCGCCACGCTGCAGACGGTGATCCCGCATATCTATGCGGCCGGCGACGTCATCGGCTTTCCGAGCCTCGCCTCGACCTCGATGGAGCAGGGCCGCGTGGCCGCCTGCCACGCCTTCGGGCTGGCGCCCCCGCCGCCGCCCGAATACTTCCCTTACGGCATCTATTCCGTTCCGGAAATCTCCACCACCGGCCTGACGGAAGAGGAGGTGCGGCAGAAGGGCATTCCCTACGAGGTGGGCGTGGCGCGCTTCCGCGAAACCTCGCGGGGGCACATCATGGGGCTCGACAGCGGCATGATGAAGATGATCTTCTCGCTGAAGACCCGCCGCCTGCTGGGCGTGCACATCCTGGGCGAGGGCGCGACCGAATTGATCCATATCGGCCAGGCCGTGCTCAACCTCAAAGGCACGATCGACTATTTCATCGAGAACACGTTCAACTATCCGACGCTGGCCGAAGCCTACAAGATCGCCGGGCTCGATGCCTGGAACCGCATGGGACGATAG
- a CDS encoding alpha/beta hydrolase family protein yields MPPACAQPGPCRRRWGHRHRRGQAVKGAALPHISGCRMRRIILSALFSLVATLSWAAGIKFVQIPADANGPALKAIIWNPCAAAVQDLPIGPYVLTGRRDCPTVGHNLPLVVISHGHGGSFLNHHDLAETLADAGFVVAAINHPGDTFSDMSRAADVSVFVERPADIKRLIDYMLKEAPDAASIDGGKIGFFGFSRGGYTGLVLAGGNPDFLHANVPCPDPELPICVAIRRKEVPREPLTHDGRIKAYVLADPLDEFPTADSLKGVKAPIQLWASQFGGDGVLPQTMPALADSLPRRPDFHLVGGAAHFAFLAPCSKDLTRDAPDLCIDAEGFDRIAFHKEIDAKALAFFKSRLQE; encoded by the coding sequence GTGCCGCCCGCCTGCGCCCAGCCGGGACCATGCCGCCGACGCTGGGGCCATCGCCATCGACGCGGCCAGGCTGTAAAGGGAGCTGCCCTCCCTCACATTTCCGGATGCCGCATGCGAAGGATCATTTTGAGCGCGTTGTTCTCCCTGGTCGCGACATTGTCGTGGGCAGCCGGAATAAAGTTCGTCCAGATTCCAGCCGACGCAAACGGCCCGGCGCTGAAGGCAATCATATGGAACCCCTGCGCCGCCGCTGTGCAGGATCTGCCCATCGGCCCCTATGTTCTGACCGGACGGCGGGATTGTCCGACCGTGGGCCACAATTTGCCTCTGGTCGTCATCTCGCACGGCCATGGCGGTTCGTTCCTCAACCACCACGACCTTGCCGAGACCCTGGCCGACGCGGGATTCGTCGTCGCGGCGATCAACCACCCCGGCGACACCTTCTCCGACATGAGTCGAGCCGCCGATGTCTCCGTCTTCGTGGAGCGCCCGGCCGACATCAAGCGCCTTATCGACTACATGCTGAAGGAGGCGCCGGACGCCGCCAGCATCGACGGAGGTAAAATCGGGTTCTTCGGCTTTTCGCGCGGGGGCTATACCGGCCTCGTCCTTGCCGGCGGCAATCCGGACTTCCTCCACGCCAATGTCCCCTGTCCGGATCCCGAGCTTCCGATCTGCGTGGCGATCCGGCGCAAGGAGGTCCCCAGGGAGCCGCTGACCCATGATGGGAGGATAAAGGCCTATGTCCTTGCCGACCCGCTCGACGAGTTCCCGACCGCGGACAGCCTCAAGGGTGTCAAAGCGCCGATTCAGCTCTGGGCTTCCCAGTTCGGAGGAGACGGGGTCCTTCCGCAAACCATGCCCGCCCTCGCCGACAGTCTTCCCCGCCGGCCGGATTTCCATCTTGTCGGCGGCGCGGCGCATTTCGCCTTTCTGGCGCCCTGCTCGAAGGACCTGACGCGCGACGCACCGGACCTTTGCATCGATGCCGAGGGCTTCGATCGCATCGCGTTCCACAAGGAGATCGACGCGAAGGCACTCGCGTTTTTCAAGTCGCGTCTTCAGGAGTAG
- a CDS encoding LysR family transcriptional regulator has translation MDRLEAMRILLGVVDRGSFSAASRDLGLPLATVSRKVSELETHLGTRLLIRTTRKVATTDAGAVYAASARRILETIDETERVAAGEFHAPRGELVLTAPVLFGRLHILPVVAEFLAAYPQINVRLVLSDRNLHLIDDHVDMAARIGPLPDSGMVATRIGAMRTVVCASPELLAGHGDPTAPADLAALPIVNFDFLSPATAWPFRRKDDRASLEVPIRPRLSVSTAEAAVWAATRGVGVTRVLHYQCADALRDGSLRIILADFETEPLPVHLLHAGRGALPSKMRVFLDFAAARLRERLASL, from the coding sequence ATGGACCGCCTCGAAGCCATGCGGATCCTGCTCGGCGTGGTCGACAGGGGCAGTTTCTCCGCCGCCAGCCGCGATCTCGGCCTGCCGCTGGCGACCGTCAGCCGCAAGGTGAGCGAGCTCGAGACCCATCTCGGGACCAGGCTCCTGATCCGCACGACGCGCAAGGTGGCGACGACCGACGCCGGTGCCGTCTACGCGGCCTCCGCCAGGCGCATCCTCGAGACGATCGACGAGACCGAGCGGGTCGCCGCCGGCGAGTTTCACGCGCCCCGCGGCGAGCTGGTGCTGACGGCGCCCGTTCTGTTCGGCCGGCTGCATATTCTCCCCGTCGTCGCCGAATTCCTTGCCGCCTATCCGCAGATCAATGTCAGGCTGGTGCTGTCGGACCGGAACCTTCATCTGATCGACGATCACGTCGACATGGCCGCGCGGATCGGCCCGTTGCCGGACAGCGGCATGGTCGCGACCCGTATCGGCGCCATGCGGACGGTGGTCTGCGCCAGCCCGGAACTCCTCGCCGGCCACGGCGATCCTACGGCGCCCGCAGACCTGGCGGCGCTGCCTATCGTGAATTTCGACTTCCTGTCGCCGGCCACCGCCTGGCCGTTCCGGCGGAAGGACGACCGGGCGAGCCTCGAAGTGCCGATCCGCCCGCGCCTGTCGGTTTCCACGGCCGAGGCCGCGGTCTGGGCCGCGACGCGCGGCGTCGGCGTGACCCGGGTGCTCCACTACCAATGCGCCGACGCCCTGCGTGACGGCTCCCTGCGCATCATCCTGGCGGATTTCGAGACCGAGCCCCTTCCGGTTCACCTGCTTCATGCCGGGCGGGGCGCGCTTCCCTCGAAGATGCGGGTCTTCCTGGACTTCGCCGCAGCGCGCCTGCGCGAGAGGCTGGCGTCACTCTAA
- a CDS encoding carboxymuconolactone decarboxylase family protein encodes MSRLAISARDDVPEASKPILDAVHKQLGAVPNMFRLAASSPAALQGFSANSGALARTLDLKTREGIALAVAQVNGCDYCLSAHSYLGLNLAGISAAEVALNRKGDSGDAKAAAAVGFAAKVARERGHVGDVDIEAVRQAGFSDSQIVEIVALVAENVFTNLLNVVAQTEIDFPLVRADEAA; translated from the coding sequence ATGTCCCGTCTTGCCATTTCCGCCCGCGACGATGTTCCCGAGGCCTCGAAGCCGATCCTGGATGCCGTGCATAAGCAATTGGGGGCGGTCCCGAACATGTTCCGCCTCGCAGCCTCCAGCCCGGCGGCGCTGCAGGGCTTCAGCGCCAACAGCGGCGCACTCGCCAGGACGCTCGACCTCAAGACGCGCGAGGGGATCGCGCTCGCCGTCGCGCAGGTGAACGGCTGCGATTACTGCCTGTCGGCGCATAGCTATCTCGGCCTGAATCTCGCGGGGATCAGTGCCGCGGAAGTGGCGCTCAACCGGAAGGGCGACTCGGGTGACGCCAAGGCGGCGGCCGCGGTGGGTTTCGCGGCCAAGGTCGCGCGCGAACGGGGACATGTCGGCGATGTCGATATCGAGGCGGTGCGACAGGCCGGCTTCAGCGACAGCCAAATCGTCGAGATCGTCGCCCTCGTTGCCGAGAACGTCTTCACCAATCTGCTCAACGTGGTCGCCCAGACCGAGATCGATTTCCCCCTCGTCCGCGCCGACGAAGCGGCCTGA
- a CDS encoding pyridoxamine 5'-phosphate oxidase family protein has translation MSYGFLDIAATPSVRAAQVAMGSDGVWQDFKGDRAFDAFTANEAAFIAERDSFYMATVSETGWPYVQHRGGPRGFLKVVDEKTLAFADYRGNRQYISVGNLAADDRAALILMDHAGRARLKVYAHVEAVALDADPTLVQLVDEPGYKGRPERILRLHLVAFDWNCPQHITPRFTEAEVAEAIRPLRDRLTALEAENVALRARVAPDHGEA, from the coding sequence ATGTCCTATGGATTTCTCGACATCGCCGCCACCCCGAGCGTCCGCGCCGCGCAGGTTGCGATGGGCAGCGACGGGGTCTGGCAGGATTTCAAGGGCGATCGCGCATTCGACGCCTTCACGGCCAACGAAGCGGCCTTCATCGCCGAGCGCGACAGCTTCTATATGGCGACGGTGTCGGAAACGGGCTGGCCCTATGTCCAGCACCGGGGCGGGCCCCGCGGGTTCCTCAAGGTGGTGGACGAGAAGACCCTGGCGTTCGCCGACTATCGCGGCAATCGCCAATATATCAGCGTCGGCAATCTCGCCGCCGACGATCGGGCGGCGCTGATCCTGATGGACCATGCGGGCCGGGCCCGCCTCAAGGTCTACGCGCATGTCGAGGCCGTGGCGCTCGATGCCGACCCGACTCTTGTGCAGCTCGTGGACGAGCCCGGCTACAAAGGCAGGCCCGAGCGGATCCTGCGGCTGCATCTGGTGGCGTTCGACTGGAACTGTCCCCAGCATATCACCCCGCGGTTCACGGAAGCCGAAGTCGCCGAGGCGATCCGGCCGCTGCGCGACCGCCTGACGGCCCTGGAGGCCGAAAATGTCGCCTTGCGGGCCCGGGTCGCCCCCGATCACGGCGAGGCATGA